The Apostichopus japonicus isolate 1M-3 chromosome 20, ASM3797524v1, whole genome shotgun sequence genome contains a region encoding:
- the LOC139960840 gene encoding NADH dehydrogenase [ubiquinone] 1 alpha subcomplex subunit 12-like, producing MNTYDVTCVQHTVRLLTVSTTMANSIGAVSRRFFETIRVNGGIRGCCWKLLRGEDLRIGTLIGEDRYGNRYYQNNNYFVARHRWVEYRKDRYWDFDASLVPPEWHRWLHLMTDEPPTTAPLIDRKFIWKEHEENLSGTKRQYVPSTTTRPKIEEWIPPKQS from the exons ATGAATACGTACGACGTTACGTGCGTACAGCATACAGTTCGGCTACTGACAGTTTCAACAACAATGGCTAACTCAATTGGGGCTGTCAGTAGGAGATTTTTCGAAACAATTCGAGTTAATGGTGGTATAAGAGGCTGCTGTTGGAAATTACTGCG AGGAGAAGATCTACGAATTGGTACACTCATTGGTGAAGATAGGTATGGGAATAGATACTACCAGAACAACAATTACTTTGTAG CTCGACACAGATGGGTGGAGTACAGAAAGGACAGATACTGGGACTTTGATGCTTCTCTCGTACCCCCAGAATG GCATAGGTGGTTGCATTTAATGACAGATGAACCACCTACCACTGCCCCACTGATTGACAGAAAGTTCATATGGAAGGAGCATGAGGAAAATCTTTCTGGTACCAAGCGCCAATATGTGCCAAGTACCACCACCAGGCCTAAAATTGAAGAATGGATACCACCAAAGCAAAGCTAA